One window from the genome of Cryomorphaceae bacterium 1068 encodes:
- a CDS encoding T9SS type A sorting domain-containing protein, which translates to MRLPFLIRKSTFKAKVAKLCCLICTAILVSTLNIDTYAQCYISIQPSNTEVSCLEAVTPIVWTDLVNVTSNGSTLSKINGGNNWNGGAASATSIGYGGSVILIVESTGFRRMFGLAIFNTGADQNSIRHTFHLENNGTLRIREFSSNRGTFGTYNVGDTLRIEHTSEGAHYYRNDQLLYVSSLTPIPSLIVDVSLRDNNATLGPIFLINPTDGRFTFELEGEGTGSSYQWFRNGTTVGTSNAELNLAIPEPGDTIACLLMPGSASCFGSDTLSNYTILRDKRAPDYSDFYITSTPTAAGCLTFLEEVIWDKSENDNLEITENDLKKVQFNGNWNGGIASLNTVHNNGYFEFVASETNRRRMAGISDSNINSNYNTIDYAFYLDLDGNLRIYENGSNRGSFGTYSTGDTLRIAIENETVHYYQNGMLLRIAPSPATTSHLVDVSIRDINGTIQGGVIANLGGGSFSAFAGSPGSSPTYQWFLNSNPVGTNSPNYVNTTFQDGDLVTCQLTPDAQGCQSNSYVSTEVEATTVDQPLASNFYISGSTIPSACQQITEEVVWDRNELLNVEATGNSLSKVQNNGSWNGGAASLNRIGDNGYFEFVASETNKRRMAGLSDSNINSNFNTIDFAFYLDQNTSLRIYENGSNRGTFGNYSTGDTLKIAVINQTIHYYKNSTLLRIAPATPTLPLLADISIRDINGTITDATVTNNNAGAFEAFVENAGPSPSYQWLLNGNPVGSDSPIYTNTSIETGDVVTCELNPDIAGCTSVIYQSNSITCELIENQLAINFYISNAPTSSACRQVLEEVVWNNDELVNLVANGNNLMKIQGGNSWTGGAASSNTVNADGYFEFVATETNSRRMAGLSDSNVNSNFNTIDFAFYLQSNSNLGIYENGSNRGNFGTYSTGDTLRIAVKNGSIHYYRNQELLRIATATPSLPLLVDVSMRDVNGTISKAAIANFSGGDFTAHIENAGASPTYQWYLNDNPVGGNSNTYSNPNIEEGDEITCEVTPDLGGCTETIYTSNVLTVLEEAQVQPVDQFIATTQTTVGYAYAEEDIVWDTESLENVEANGNSLVKVQSNNNWNGGAASKNTVYQGGYFEFTTAENDERKMVGISTSNTSSNQSSIDYAFYLEGNGNIRIFESGAQRGFFGTYSAGDLFRISLENSTIRYFRNGALLREVATMANSLLADVSIRDIDGTVTDAIIGNLTNGDFIASIADAGASPDIQWQLNGSNVGSGNTSYSNTNLVDGNIITCSTTPDFSGCTNAAFTSNQIRIIGPTALTTWTGAVNSNWSIEGNWTMGTPNQFISASIPGAPSNQPELTEVSEVNDIEVQAGASLSLDDNSLLVSGDFDLNGTFSAETGTVVFRGLGETEVSGSEVTFNRLVMNKTNLGEGITLNTPIRIQDETVFIRGNIRATTNDIIYENDADSRTGLNISHVEGFVRKIGNDSFTFPVGSNGIYAPISISSPDNITDEFVASYYDTSADEAGYNTSDRDPSLVTLSQCEYWILDREAGNSSVAVSLAYEYERSCGTSEPADLRIARWSGSLWQNHGYSGHQGDSLSGSVRSGEEITEFSPFTFGSGSFNNPLPIELIFFDAYPSDKAVKIDWTTATELNNDFFTIERSADAVHFERVGFVNGNGNSTVEISYSFIDDDPLSGTSYYRLKQTDFDGQFEIYPMVPVTIQEPIDLLVFPNPALEKVTIQAVGRGEKLIRLINFSGVEITAKRTSDQTVEFDVSDLAGGLYIVEVSNGSTVRFKKLIIQ; encoded by the coding sequence ATGAGGCTCCCCTTCCTTATTCGCAAGTCGACTTTTAAAGCAAAAGTCGCTAAGCTATGCTGCTTAATTTGCACAGCTATTTTGGTATCGACCTTAAATATTGACACTTACGCACAGTGTTACATTTCTATTCAACCATCAAACACTGAGGTCTCTTGCCTGGAAGCGGTAACACCAATCGTTTGGACTGATCTGGTCAATGTAACTTCAAATGGATCGACACTTTCGAAAATAAACGGTGGCAATAATTGGAATGGGGGTGCCGCTTCAGCAACATCTATTGGTTATGGTGGCTCAGTCATTTTGATCGTAGAATCAACCGGTTTCCGTAGGATGTTCGGTCTCGCCATCTTCAATACCGGGGCCGACCAAAATTCAATAAGACATACCTTCCACCTTGAAAACAATGGGACTTTGCGCATTCGCGAATTCTCCTCAAATCGCGGCACTTTCGGAACTTACAACGTAGGAGACACACTGAGGATTGAACATACATCTGAAGGCGCTCATTACTACCGCAATGATCAATTGCTATACGTCAGTTCACTCACCCCTATTCCGAGTTTAATTGTCGACGTTTCATTACGCGACAATAACGCTACTCTCGGGCCGATCTTTCTGATAAACCCAACTGACGGAAGATTTACCTTTGAGTTAGAAGGTGAAGGAACAGGATCATCATATCAGTGGTTTCGGAACGGTACTACTGTCGGCACGAGTAACGCAGAACTAAACCTCGCTATACCAGAGCCTGGAGATACCATAGCTTGCCTACTGATGCCTGGTTCGGCAAGCTGTTTCGGATCGGATACATTGTCAAATTATACCATTCTACGAGATAAGAGAGCTCCCGATTATAGCGACTTTTACATTACGTCCACTCCCACGGCTGCCGGCTGTCTCACTTTTCTTGAAGAAGTGATCTGGGACAAGAGTGAAAATGACAATCTTGAAATCACCGAAAATGATCTGAAAAAAGTTCAATTCAACGGAAATTGGAACGGTGGCATAGCGTCGTTAAACACAGTTCACAATAATGGTTATTTCGAGTTTGTAGCCTCAGAAACGAACCGACGTCGTATGGCGGGTATTTCTGACTCTAACATAAACAGTAATTATAACACAATCGATTACGCTTTTTACCTTGACCTTGACGGCAATCTTAGGATTTACGAAAATGGAAGCAACCGCGGAAGCTTTGGCACATATAGTACAGGAGACACCTTGCGTATCGCCATAGAAAATGAGACCGTTCACTACTACCAAAACGGAATGCTCCTTCGAATAGCCCCAAGTCCGGCAACTACTTCTCATCTAGTAGACGTTTCGATAAGGGACATAAATGGAACCATTCAAGGGGGAGTCATTGCTAATCTGGGAGGCGGAAGCTTTTCAGCTTTTGCAGGCAGCCCGGGCAGCTCTCCAACCTACCAATGGTTTTTGAATTCGAATCCCGTTGGAACGAATTCTCCTAATTATGTCAATACCACCTTCCAAGATGGAGACTTGGTGACTTGCCAGCTTACACCTGATGCGCAAGGTTGTCAATCGAACAGCTATGTTTCTACGGAAGTAGAGGCCACAACAGTAGATCAACCTTTGGCTTCAAACTTTTATATTTCAGGAAGCACTATTCCCTCTGCTTGCCAGCAAATAACAGAGGAAGTGGTCTGGGACAGAAATGAATTACTCAATGTTGAAGCGACAGGAAACAGTCTGAGCAAAGTCCAAAACAATGGATCGTGGAATGGAGGTGCAGCGTCTTTAAATAGAATTGGCGACAATGGTTATTTTGAATTCGTAGCCTCTGAAACGAACAAGCGCAGGATGGCAGGTCTTTCTGACTCCAATATCAACAGCAATTTCAATACGATTGATTTTGCATTTTACCTGGATCAAAACACTTCTTTGCGGATTTATGAAAATGGTTCCAATCGAGGAACATTTGGCAATTACAGCACAGGTGACACTTTGAAAATTGCAGTTATCAACCAAACAATTCACTACTACAAAAACAGCACTTTGCTCAGGATTGCGCCGGCCACTCCAACCCTCCCCTTACTTGCTGATATTTCTATTAGGGATATTAACGGAACGATTACCGATGCAACAGTAACCAACAACAATGCAGGAGCATTTGAAGCCTTTGTTGAAAATGCAGGGCCAAGCCCTTCTTATCAATGGTTACTAAATGGTAATCCCGTAGGATCAGATTCACCCATTTACACTAACACGTCAATTGAGACGGGCGATGTAGTAACCTGCGAGCTAAATCCTGATATAGCCGGGTGTACTTCCGTTATCTACCAGTCAAATTCCATCACATGCGAATTAATTGAAAATCAGTTGGCAATAAACTTTTACATTTCAAATGCCCCCACCTCATCGGCCTGCCGACAAGTATTGGAGGAAGTTGTTTGGAATAACGATGAACTGGTAAACTTAGTCGCAAACGGAAACAACTTGATGAAAATACAAGGAGGTAACAGTTGGACAGGTGGTGCCGCATCTTCAAATACGGTCAACGCTGACGGATACTTCGAATTTGTAGCAACTGAGACGAATTCTCGGAGAATGGCGGGGCTATCAGATTCCAATGTCAACAGCAATTTCAACACAATCGATTTTGCCTTTTATCTGCAGTCCAATTCCAATTTGGGTATCTATGAAAATGGAAGCAATCGAGGCAATTTCGGCACCTACTCTACCGGCGATACTCTGAGAATTGCCGTGAAAAACGGTAGCATTCACTACTATCGAAATCAGGAACTGCTGCGCATTGCAACTGCTACACCGTCACTCCCCTTACTGGTAGATGTTTCCATGAGAGATGTCAATGGTACAATTTCAAAAGCTGCCATCGCCAATTTTAGTGGTGGTGACTTTACCGCTCATATAGAAAATGCGGGTGCGAGTCCAACTTACCAATGGTATCTCAATGACAATCCGGTTGGAGGCAATTCCAATACATATAGCAACCCGAATATTGAAGAAGGGGATGAAATCACTTGTGAAGTTACACCTGACCTGGGTGGATGTACAGAAACGATTTATACTTCAAATGTGCTAACCGTCTTGGAAGAAGCGCAGGTGCAGCCCGTTGATCAATTTATCGCAACAACGCAAACCACAGTAGGATATGCATACGCAGAGGAAGACATTGTTTGGGATACAGAATCTCTGGAAAATGTAGAAGCCAATGGAAACTCTCTCGTAAAAGTGCAATCAAACAACAACTGGAATGGAGGCGCAGCGTCCAAAAACACCGTTTATCAAGGCGGCTACTTTGAATTCACCACAGCCGAAAATGACGAACGAAAGATGGTGGGCATTAGTACTTCAAACACTTCGAGCAATCAGAGCAGCATCGACTACGCATTTTACCTGGAAGGAAATGGAAATATCAGAATATTTGAATCGGGTGCACAAAGGGGCTTCTTTGGGACCTACAGCGCGGGTGATTTATTCAGAATCAGTTTAGAAAATTCAACAATCCGGTATTTCCGAAATGGTGCGTTGCTCAGGGAAGTAGCAACAATGGCCAACAGTTTACTCGCCGATGTGAGTATTCGTGACATAGACGGAACGGTGACTGATGCGATTATTGGAAATTTAACTAATGGAGATTTTATCGCAAGTATAGCCGATGCCGGGGCTTCTCCAGACATACAATGGCAATTGAATGGATCAAATGTAGGTTCGGGAAATACTTCATATTCCAATACAAACTTAGTGGATGGAAATATTATTACCTGTTCTACTACTCCTGATTTTTCAGGATGTACCAACGCAGCATTCACGTCAAACCAAATCAGAATAATCGGGCCAACTGCCCTTACGACATGGACCGGAGCCGTCAATTCGAATTGGAGTATTGAAGGAAATTGGACGATGGGAACTCCTAATCAGTTTATTTCGGCCTCCATACCCGGAGCACCTTCAAATCAGCCCGAACTTACAGAGGTATCGGAAGTAAACGATATAGAAGTTCAGGCCGGAGCCAGTTTAAGTTTGGATGACAATAGCCTGCTGGTTTCGGGAGATTTCGACTTGAACGGAACTTTCAGTGCAGAGACCGGTACGGTCGTTTTCAGAGGACTCGGCGAAACAGAAGTTTCAGGATCAGAGGTCACTTTCAATCGCCTGGTGATGAACAAGACAAATCTCGGAGAAGGCATCACCTTGAATACACCCATTCGTATTCAGGATGAAACCGTATTCATCAGAGGAAACATCAGAGCTACTACAAATGATATCATTTACGAAAATGATGCTGATTCAAGAACCGGTTTAAACATCAGTCATGTCGAAGGGTTTGTGAGAAAAATAGGAAATGATTCTTTCACCTTTCCTGTGGGATCAAATGGCATTTATGCCCCTATTTCAATCTCCTCACCAGATAATATCACCGACGAATTTGTGGCTTCTTACTACGATACCTCAGCAGATGAAGCAGGATATAACACCTCAGATCGCGACCCTTCGCTTGTTACTTTAAGTCAATGCGAATACTGGATTCTAGATCGCGAAGCAGGTAATTCATCTGTTGCTGTTTCACTGGCATACGAGTATGAAAGAAGCTGCGGAACCTCAGAACCGGCCGACCTCCGCATCGCGAGATGGAGTGGCTCATTGTGGCAAAACCACGGTTATAGTGGCCATCAAGGGGATTCTCTTTCAGGCTCTGTTCGTTCAGGAGAAGAAATAACTGAGTTTAGCCCTTTCACATTCGGTTCAGGTTCTTTCAATAATCCATTACCGATCGAACTGATTTTCTTTGATGCGTATCCTTCAGATAAAGCGGTAAAAATTGATTGGACTACCGCCACTGAATTAAACAATGACTTCTTCACCATAGAACGAAGTGCAGATGCTGTACATTTTGAAAGAGTGGGTTTTGTAAATGGAAACGGTAACTCCACTGTAGAAATCTCATACTCATTCATAGATGATGATCCTCTAAGCGGGACATCATACTACCGATTGAAACAAACGGATTTCGACGGCCAATTCGAAATTTACCCGATGGTTCCTGTTACAATTCAAGAGCCAATAGACCTTTTAGTATTTCCTAATCCGGCACTAGAAAAAGTGACCATTCAAGCTGTCGGGAGAGGCGAAAAATTGATTCGACTAATCAATTTCTCAGGTGTTGAAATCACAGCTAAGAGAACATCTGATCAAACCGTCGAATTTGATGTTTCTGACTTAGCTGGTGGACTGTACATCGTAGAGGTGAGCAATGGGTCAACTGTCCGGTTCAAAAAACTGATCATTCAATAG
- a CDS encoding glycosyltransferase: MKPLNILALSSWYPSDADPFLGNFVKRHCEAISAVHKVWVIFVAAVDEKSKERIEKTHSGNLTEIIIYQKPGRNDWVKYIQKRKVVLQMIEEIGIEFDIIHAHTLFSSAPLFSFVSKKLGIPWVFSEHWSGFHEKFRPVINPLKWKWIMDAGKTAKMGFPVSENLSASVQKVFPNLELRCVPNVVEDVFFQSLQNPEQHKKIRFLHVSTLVEVYKNMRGTLEAFSMLKKAGHDFGFLIVSDGDFSDAKKWTKEFDLTDRVDFKGPLSSDEIAKEMAPADALVLFSNTENQPCVVLESLSMGLPVIASAVGDIPNLVSDGKGFLAPPGDVNALHESLTKFIEIRSRFSRSEVAKGTQDRFSKEAVARMYSEAYANILNRD, from the coding sequence GTGAAGCCACTTAATATTTTGGCCCTTTCTTCGTGGTATCCCAGTGATGCAGACCCCTTTCTCGGAAACTTTGTAAAAAGGCATTGCGAAGCTATTTCTGCCGTTCACAAGGTTTGGGTGATCTTTGTTGCAGCCGTTGACGAAAAGTCAAAAGAGCGAATTGAAAAAACGCATTCCGGAAATCTGACTGAGATTATCATTTACCAAAAGCCGGGTAGGAATGACTGGGTTAAATACATTCAGAAGCGAAAGGTTGTTCTTCAGATGATTGAAGAAATTGGAATTGAATTTGACATCATTCACGCTCATACCCTATTTTCATCGGCACCACTTTTCTCCTTTGTTTCTAAGAAGCTTGGTATCCCTTGGGTGTTCTCTGAACATTGGTCGGGTTTTCACGAAAAATTTCGACCGGTAATAAATCCGTTAAAATGGAAGTGGATCATGGATGCCGGAAAAACGGCAAAAATGGGATTCCCGGTTTCAGAAAATCTATCAGCTTCCGTTCAGAAAGTATTTCCCAATCTTGAACTTCGTTGTGTTCCCAATGTGGTGGAAGATGTTTTCTTCCAGTCGCTGCAGAACCCTGAGCAGCACAAAAAAATTCGCTTCTTGCACGTATCCACCCTCGTAGAAGTATACAAGAACATGCGCGGCACGCTCGAAGCTTTTTCAATGCTGAAAAAAGCGGGACATGACTTTGGCTTTTTGATTGTATCTGACGGTGATTTTAGTGATGCTAAAAAATGGACGAAAGAATTTGACCTCACCGATAGAGTCGATTTCAAAGGGCCACTTTCTTCCGATGAAATTGCCAAAGAAATGGCTCCTGCCGATGCGCTCGTTCTTTTTTCGAATACCGAAAATCAACCCTGCGTGGTTTTAGAATCGCTCTCTATGGGTCTCCCTGTAATTGCCTCTGCGGTCGGCGACATTCCAAATTTGGTTTCGGATGGAAAAGGATTTCTAGCTCCTCCGGGTGATGTGAATGCTTTGCACGAAAGCCTAACCAAGTTCATCGAAATCAGATCACGGTTTTCTCGATCTGAAGTGGCGAAGGGTACTCAAGATCGATTCTCCAAAGAGGCTGTCGCCCGAATGTATTCAGAGGCTTACGCTAATATCTTGAATAGAGATTAG
- the dinB gene encoding DNA polymerase IV — MLTISHLDLDTFFVSVERLMDSRLNGRPVLIGGVTDRGVVASCSYEARSFGIHSAMPMRMARELCPEAVVIRGNTANYTKYSQMVTEIIRERVPIFEKTSIDEFYVDLTGMDKFFGCLKLASELRHAIIKESGLPISFGLAANKTVSKIATGLAKPNNELHVPHGTEKPFLAPLSVRKIPMVGAKTYQTLRNLGVKKIKTVQEMPQDMMGRVLGKHGDIIWKKANGIDRSPVVPYTERKSISTERTFDRDTTDVEKLRGILVAMAENLAFQLRRGEKLTACITVKMRYSDFDTRTMQVRVPYTSADHMIIPRVKELFEKLYNRRLLVRLIGVRFSHLVNGGHQINIFDDTEELINLYQAMDKMRDRYGDRAVIRASGIGARTIGRFNPFNGEPPPLLANRRQ; from the coding sequence ATGTTGACGATCAGTCACCTCGACTTGGATACATTTTTTGTTTCGGTGGAGCGGCTTATGGATAGTCGCCTCAATGGGCGCCCCGTCTTGATCGGAGGAGTGACCGACAGGGGAGTGGTGGCTTCGTGCAGCTACGAAGCCAGGTCTTTCGGGATTCACTCGGCCATGCCCATGCGGATGGCTCGCGAGCTCTGTCCCGAGGCGGTAGTGATTCGCGGAAACACGGCAAACTACACCAAGTACTCGCAAATGGTGACCGAAATCATTCGAGAGCGTGTACCCATTTTTGAAAAAACCTCTATCGATGAATTCTACGTTGACCTTACGGGGATGGACAAATTTTTCGGTTGTCTAAAACTGGCTTCGGAACTTCGACATGCTATTATAAAAGAATCGGGGCTTCCTATTTCTTTTGGCTTGGCAGCCAATAAAACCGTTTCAAAAATTGCCACGGGCTTGGCCAAGCCCAATAACGAACTTCACGTTCCGCATGGCACTGAGAAGCCTTTTTTGGCTCCGCTTTCCGTCAGGAAAATCCCGATGGTGGGCGCCAAAACCTATCAGACGCTACGCAACCTTGGGGTAAAGAAAATCAAGACCGTGCAGGAGATGCCTCAAGATATGATGGGACGCGTCTTGGGAAAGCACGGAGACATCATCTGGAAAAAAGCCAATGGAATTGACCGATCGCCTGTGGTGCCTTATACCGAGCGAAAGAGCATTTCTACTGAGAGAACCTTTGACCGCGATACCACCGACGTAGAGAAGCTACGTGGTATTTTGGTGGCCATGGCCGAGAATTTGGCTTTCCAGCTCAGACGAGGGGAGAAGCTCACCGCCTGTATTACCGTGAAAATGCGCTACAGCGATTTCGATACGCGAACCATGCAGGTACGCGTGCCATATACCTCTGCTGATCACATGATTATTCCCAGAGTAAAAGAGCTTTTTGAAAAACTGTACAACCGTCGGTTGCTGGTGCGCTTAATCGGAGTGCGGTTTAGCCACTTGGTCAATGGTGGGCACCAGATCAATATTTTTGACGATACCGAGGAGCTCATCAACCTCTACCAAGCCATGGACAAGATGCGCGATCGCTACGGTGATAGGGCGGTGATTCGAGCTTCGGGTATTGGGGCAAGAACGATAGGGCGCTTCAATCCATTCAACGGGGAGCCGCCGCCACTTTTGGCGAACCGACGGCAATGA
- a CDS encoding helix-turn-helix domain-containing protein yields MLLSENIRFLRKEVGLTQSELAERVGVNRPVIGAYEEGRAEPRIQTLKLMAHFFKVSVDDILDKDLSTGEHSADVSGKSLRVLAVAVNDDTEERATLVPVKAAAGYLSGFGDMEFVGSLPQFSMPFPELPPDRTYRVFQIEGESMLPIPAKSYVISEYVQDWTDLKTDERYVFLTKDEGVVFKRVRIHPHMRSYELISDNPAFKPYFIKQSQVLEVWKVRGIIGFDLDAFHSAPASMKEVLEAIERIEKKL; encoded by the coding sequence ATGTTACTGAGTGAAAATATTCGTTTTTTAAGAAAAGAAGTCGGTCTTACGCAGTCAGAATTGGCAGAGCGTGTAGGCGTCAATCGTCCCGTAATCGGGGCATACGAAGAGGGTAGAGCCGAGCCTCGCATACAAACGCTTAAGCTAATGGCTCATTTTTTCAAAGTATCCGTAGACGATATACTCGACAAAGACCTCTCCACGGGTGAGCATTCAGCTGATGTTTCAGGCAAGAGTTTGCGTGTTTTGGCTGTAGCCGTCAATGATGATACAGAAGAGAGAGCAACCTTGGTACCAGTGAAAGCCGCGGCAGGATACCTTTCGGGCTTTGGAGATATGGAGTTTGTCGGCTCATTGCCTCAGTTTTCTATGCCTTTTCCTGAGCTTCCACCGGATCGTACTTATCGCGTTTTTCAAATCGAGGGCGAGAGTATGCTTCCCATACCTGCTAAGTCTTACGTTATTTCGGAGTATGTTCAGGATTGGACTGATCTCAAAACAGATGAGCGCTACGTCTTTCTCACCAAAGATGAAGGTGTTGTTTTTAAGCGTGTTCGGATACATCCGCATATGCGTAGCTACGAATTGATCTCAGACAATCCTGCTTTCAAACCCTATTTTATCAAACAGTCTCAGGTGCTTGAAGTGTGGAAAGTGCGCGGAATCATCGGTTTCGATTTGGATGCCTTCCACTCGGCACCTGCTTCCATGAAGGAGGTTTTGGAGGCTATTGAACGCATTGAAAAAAAGCTTTAG
- a CDS encoding Crp/Fnr family transcriptional regulator: MNTQRLWYLEGVDLFGKLCPIKSKSNESVSDPRQFKASEIIYFQDSEAKYLHVIVQGRVKIGTYLADGKEVTKSILGEGEVFGEMALAGEELRREFAEAMENNTLICMLSLEDIRELMMDEKDLSLRIMKWMGLRLRKLERKIELLAFRDARTRIIEFLKDAAAWKGKPIGHEVLIRTKLTHSDIATLTATSRQTVSEVLNQLKSEDQIYMERGKILIRDIGSLN; encoded by the coding sequence ATGAATACACAAAGATTGTGGTACTTAGAGGGTGTTGATTTATTTGGAAAGCTGTGTCCGATCAAGTCAAAAAGTAACGAATCAGTTTCTGATCCTCGTCAATTCAAGGCATCAGAAATCATCTACTTCCAAGATTCTGAGGCAAAATACCTGCACGTAATTGTACAAGGAAGGGTGAAAATCGGAACATACTTGGCCGATGGAAAGGAAGTCACTAAATCGATTTTGGGAGAAGGCGAGGTTTTTGGAGAGATGGCTTTGGCAGGTGAAGAGCTAAGACGAGAATTCGCTGAGGCGATGGAAAATAACACCTTAATATGTATGCTAAGTCTTGAGGACATCAGGGAGCTAATGATGGATGAAAAGGACTTAAGCCTCCGCATAATGAAGTGGATGGGCCTTCGATTGAGAAAATTGGAACGAAAAATAGAGCTTCTCGCCTTCAGAGATGCCAGAACGCGAATTATAGAATTTCTCAAAGATGCCGCTGCATGGAAAGGAAAACCCATCGGCCATGAAGTACTGATTCGCACTAAACTGACCCACTCAGATATTGCAACACTTACTGCTACTTCTCGACAAACGGTAAGCGAAGTTCTGAATCAACTCAAGTCAGAGGATCAGATCTATATGGAAAGAGGCAAAATTCTGATAAGGGATATTGGAAGTCTAAACTGA